In one window of Helianthus annuus cultivar XRQ/B chromosome 17, HanXRQr2.0-SUNRISE, whole genome shotgun sequence DNA:
- the LOC110924717 gene encoding uncharacterized protein LOC110924717, with amino-acid sequence MSWNIRGLNRPLKQSEVRKVLADNKLKVCAILESHVNVTKLGTICNSVFQNWNWTSNGGLCSRGTRIILGWDSDVVDLMVLAQTDQVIHTQLLDKANKKVLFCSFVYAENKYQDRRSLWESLCNHKSLCHDKPWVVMGDFNATLQLEDSLYGTSQQSISMSEFKDCVQFLELLDIQGHGLRFTWNQRPKDGVGLLKKIDRVMGNIQFLDLWPNAFVMYHPFRVSDYTPCILNMGVVNEKKIQPFKFPNFIASKPEFLKCVEQEWRRSIPGFNMFSVTKKLSNLKPHLRKILFNQGNLHAKVSELRKKLDEIQVRLDKSPLDGNLRQLEAACLQDFQSAAYDEECFLKQKSKVEWLCAGDSNTKYFHNVVKSRNARNKIHSVKDTSGIRHEGSGVAAALVTHYSNFLGVEDQVTPINLDSIFVNVISHEAATNMVRQVTREEVKAAMFNIGENKAPGPDGYTSAFFKKAWDIIGNEVTDAAADVTSAFKFHHQCAKQRIINVSFADDLFIFVHADICSVKKVRDVLELFTSWSGLVPSPTKSTAYFSNVPSLVKQQILSLMPFQEGNLPVRYLGVPLISTKLIFKDCKILIDRMESRITSWISKSLSFAGRLQLINSVLSSMHIYWASVFILPARVISELEKRMRRFLWNAGSLGRIRAKVAWSDVCLPKDEGGLGIRNVGDVNKALMTNHISSIITNRESLWVRWIHSYKLKGRSFWEVPCRGSVSWGWRKLLSIRNLVRPYMGMSIRSGAQTNAWCDNWCSLSPISTFITPRTISNAGFNLHTTVADIVDASGQWRWPAAWYDLFPVLINLQPPSLVHNVPDKPMWKDLDGKDSFFSSKQVWNNIRSRGDTVSWFNMIWFSQCIPRHSFHMWLVIRNKLKTQDRLMTWEAGSATNLRLMCCPLCRYDRDSRDHLFFQCSFASQVWNNVKTLVNLENVSDSWASICAWMERTASSKTMNVIVGKILIAATAYFVWQERNARLFSHNHKSAEVVTELVKHTVRLKLMGFKFRGSADRSRVLKAWKIYSNEDDFDPG; translated from the exons ATGTCTTGGAATATAAGGGGTCTGAATCGCCCCCTGAAACAAAGCGAAGTTCGTAAAGTTCTTGCTGATAATAAGTTAAAAGTTTGTGCAATCTTGGAATCACATGTGAATGTGACTAAGCTGGGAACCATCTGTAATAGTGTCTTTCAAAATTGGAACTGGACGTCTAATGGGGGTTTATGTAGCAGGGGCACGAGAATAATATTGGGTTGGGATTCTGATGTGGTGGATCTTATGGTGCTTGCTCAAACTGATCAAGTTATTCACACGCAGTTGCTGGATAAGGCTAATAAAAAAGTTTTATTCTGCTCTTTCGTGTACGCGGAAAATAAGTATCAAGATCGTAGAAGTCTTTGGGAGAGTTTATGCAATCATAAAAGCTTATGTCATGATAAACCATGGGTTGTTATGGGGGATTTTAATGCTACGCTTCAGCTCGAGGACTCTCTTTATGGAACATCGCAACAATCGATAAGCATGAGTGAGTTTAAAGATTGTGTTCAGTTTTTGGAGTTGTTGGATATTCAGGGGCATGGTCTTCGGTTTACTTGGAACCAACGACCCAAAGATGGAGTGGGTCTTCTTAAAAAGATTGATAGAGTCATGGGTAATATTCAGTTCTTGGACTTATGGCCGAATGCTTTTGTCATGTACCACCCTTTTCGTGTCTCGGACTATACGCCTTGTATATTGAACATGGGGGTTGTGAATGAGAAGAAAATTCAACCTTTCAAGTTTCCTAACTTCATTGCCTCAAAGCCGGAATTCCTGAAGTGTGTGGAACAGGAATGGAGGAGATCGATTCCAGGGTTTAATATGTTTTCGGTTACAAAGAAGCTTAGTAATCTGAAACCGCACTTAAGGAAGATTTTATTTAACCAGGGAAATTTACATGCTAAGGTGTCAGAGCTTAGAAAAAAGTTGGATGAGATTCAAGTTCGTCTCGACAAGAGTCCGTTGGATGGCAATCTTCGTCAACTTGAAGCGGCTTGTCTTCAAGACTTTCAATCGGCTGCTTATGATGAGGAATGTTTCCTCAAACAAAAGTCTAAGGTTGAATGGTTGTGTGCTGGAGACTCTAATACAAAGTACTTCCACAATGTGGTGAAAAGCCGTAACGCGAGAAACAAAATTCATAGTGTTAAAGACACTTCGGGGATCCGCCATGAAGGTAGTGGGGTTGCGGCTGCCCTAGTCACTCATTACTCCAATTTTCTTGGTGTTGAGGACCAGGTAACTCCCATTAATTTGGATAGTATTTTTGTTAATGTTATTAGCCATGAAGCTGCTACTAATATGGTTAGACAAGTTACTAGAGAGGAAGTCAAAGCGGCTATGTTTAATATTGGTGAAAATAAAGCCCCGGGTCCTGATGGGTATACGTCAGCATTTTTCAAGAAGGCTTGGGATATTATCGGTAATGAAGTTACGGATGCG GCGGCTGATGTAACCTCGGCATTTAAATTTCATCATCAATGTGCTAAGCAGAGAATTATCAATGTTTCCTTTGCGGACGATTTGTTCATATTTGTCCATGCTGACATTTGCTCGGTCAAAAAGGTTAGAGATGTTCTGGAATTGTTTACTAGTTGGTCAGGGTTAGTACCGAGCCCAACCAAGAGTACTGCCTATTTTTCGAATGTGCCATCTCTAGTGAAGCAGCAGATTCTTTCGTTGATGCCTTTCCAAGAAGGTAATCTTCCGGTTAGATATCTTGGGGTGCCTCTTATTTccacaaaacttatttttaaagattgtaaaATCTTGATTGATCGCATGGAGAGCAGAATCACGAGCTGGATTTCTAAGTCGTTGTCCTTTGCGGGCCGCCTTCAACTTATTAATTCAGTGTTATCTTCTATGCACATCTACTGGGCTTCAGTTTTTATTCTCCCTGCTCGGGTAATTTCTGAATTGGAGAAGAGGATGCGTCGTTTTTTATGGAATGCTGGTTCTTTGGGCAGAATTCGTGCCAAAGTTGCTTGGTCTGATGTTTGTTTGCCTAAGGATGAGGGAGGTTTAGGTATTCGAAATGTTGGGGATGTCAATAAAGCTCTCATGACAAACCACATATCGAGTATTATTACTAACCGTGAGTCTCTTTGGGTTCGATGGATCCACTCGTACAAGTTAAAGGGTAGAAGTTTTTGGGAGGTGCCGTGTAGGGGGAGTGTGAGTTGGGGTTGGCGTAAACTTTTATCCATTCGGAATTTGGTTCGTCCCTACATGGGCATGTCTATCAGAAGTGGCGCTCAGACTAATGCATGGTGTGATAACTGGTGCTCCTTGAGTCCGATCAGTACTTTTATCACACCGAGAACCATCTCTAATGCGGGTTTCAATTTGCACACTACAGTTGCGGATATAGTTGATGCTTCGGGTCAATGGCGATGGCCGGCCGCTTGGTATGATTTGTTTCCTGTGTTGATAAACTTACAGCCACCATCTCTTGTTCACAATGTACCAGATAAACCTATGTGGAAAGACTTGGATGGTAAAGATAGTTTTTTCAGCTCTAAGCAAGTTTGGAATAATATTAGGAGTCGGGGTGATACGGTTTCTTGGTTCAATATGATATGGTTTTCACAATGTATTCCAAGACATTCGTTCCATATGTGGCTGGTTATAAGGAACAAGCTCAAAACGCAAGATCGCCTTATGACTTGGGAAGCGGGGAGTGCAACGAACTTAAGGCTTATGTGTTGTCCGCTGTGTCGTTATGATCGTGACTCTCGTGATCACCTTTTTTTCCAATGCAGTTTTGCGTCGCAAGTGTGGaataatgttaaaactttggttAATTTGGAGAATGTCTCTGACTCTTGGGCATCCATCTGTGCATGGATGGAACGCACGGCTTCTTCAAAGACGATGAATGTTATAGTGGGCAAGATTTTGATTGCGGCTACGGCATATTTTGTTTGGCAGGAACGAAACGCTAGACTTTTCTCTCATAATCACAAGTCGGCTGAAGTGGTGACAGAGTTAGTCAAGCACACAGTCCGGTTAAAGCTTATGGGATTCAAGTTCCGTGGTAGTGCAGATCGGAGTAGAGTGCTAAAGGCTTGGAAGATTTATTCAAATGAAGATGATTTCGATCCGGGTTAG